The genomic stretch acgcacgcgcagagcaagaacagagagagaaaaggccaGGAGGAAAGAAGCAAGGCGCTACGCCATCGGGTCGGCAGCCGACGCGGCCGGGGTCAGCGGCCTCTCCACGTCGAGTAAGTGCGCCGACGGAGAATCGAGACAGCGCAGGGGAGGACGGAGAACAACACCGAAATGAGACAGCAAGGCCcttcgcaggcgagcgcgacagcAGAAGTTCGGCACACAGCACGACAGAGTCGATGGCGTCCTCCAGCACGCCTCCCACGCCGGCTGACAGTGGGGACGAAGTGCACGCTGCGTACGCAGAAGACCGCGAAAGCGACCTCGACGGCAAAGACAATCTTGATGTCGACAGCGACATCATCGTGGGGCCTCTCACGGTTGTGAAGAACAGCGAGACGCGTGAGTGCCTTCCTATGGAAGACGTTCGGGCAGCGATCGCCCAGTGGATACGCGAACGGATTCCCAAGCTTgcagcccgcgcgcctgATGGATTCGATGTGCTCAAAAACGGCAAAGTCCAAACGGTGAGTCCCGAGCCCCGCTGTACCGGATTGTAGACCATGTACATGCACATATGTTGAGTTGTATAGGTGctgatatatatgtatgttaatatgtatatatattcatacgTATATTTGTTGATATGTAGGTATGTtgatatatacatatcttGATTTGTAGATACGttgatatatatgtatctcggtatgtatatatgttgatatgtatgtatgttgATATGTACATATCTTGATTTGTTACGTtactatatatgtatctcggtatgtatatatgttgaTATGTACATATCTTGATTTGTATATACGttaatatatatgtatgctgagatgtatatatgttgGTATGTTTAAGCTCCTCTACCACGCGAGGGCCACCGCACGTTACCCTCAGCCGGTTTATTTTTGACCGACGAGAAGTGGTGATGTAGATCACACTCTCGTGTTTGCAGTCGTTTTCTGGTGGTTTTCGACCTGGCGGTTATGTGAAGCTCGACAAAATCCTCATGGGCATCCGGGGTGAGCCATCCCGGTGGTTTCTCAGCAACGGTGTCTCTGGCTGGCTGCGGACACGTTTGTTTCAGAGCGTCGCAGCGCTGCTTTTGACGTCTCCAGGGGAGCTATTTCTCAAGGCAAGGCCAGTAAATTCCCAGCCACACGAGGAATCTGAAGAGATAGCAAAAGAGGGCGAGCGACCCGTGAGCTAGGGGTCGGGCTCTGAAGAAGCCCCGGTGTTGCCAGCTGAGGGTAGCCTCTAAGCCTCGTCGTACGTCCCCCGGCACGCCACCGCGCCTGCTTATCgttttcgccgccgcctcaggggagggcgtgcgcgcgcctgcatcgAGGCTCACGAGTCGTGTCCTAACTGCGAAGCCCAGAATCTAgagccgcagggcgcggcagATCGTGGCTGTGAGCCGGGCGCGTGGGCGCTCCCGCGGGGCGAAGGGAGAGCTGATCAAGCTGGCTTCACGAGTTGACGCCAAGCATACAACGTTCCTTGAATCCGTGCAGGCCGCAGCCCACCGGAATCCATTACGTGACTTCTCTACATTCATGCAAATGGCAGTGACACTGACTCGATAACTTGACTATACACACAAACAACGGAAACTCGTAGCGAACACAGCGACGAggttgcatgcgcacacCAATGAACTCGAGGCTTGTGAGGCGCACAAAAGAACGCGCATCTGCAATGCCCAAGCCCGGCGCCTGTGTCGCCCACAACGCAGTCGGGTCACGATATCCTAAGACCTTGGAGGGGTACGGCGCTTCGCAGATCGCTCGCTAACACCCCCTGAAAGGTAGGGAATTCGCGGGTCTAGTGACGCACCCCAGAAACGTGCCGCACGCGAAGCATCCGCGCGGGATCGgagccgccgctcgccgtctgAGTGCACATCTTCCTAAAACGCATCACGGCCTTGACTCAGAAGGGTCTTCCTGCCACACACACCCTGTGCCCGCgtcccctccgcgccgcgtctgggCTTGCTCTCCCGCTCAGGTCCTCTCCCTATATCGAAGGGTTAACACAGCCCCCTGAACGAACGCCTGAGCGGCCTGCCAATCCCACGCGCGGGGGAGGCACAGCATTGAAAGGGTACACAAATACACAAACAAGTGCGGGAAAAGATGTGTGGAGCCAGTTCTCGCCCTGATGAAACTGGACGGGAGAGTCTTGTCCTAGCGACGCGCCGAGGGTACACCCGAAGGGGTGGCGCGGCGAACGCCCAGACGCATTGAACGCCATCGGTAGCCTCGCTCGGTTACAACACACGAGACCGCACTTTGCCAGCACACCTCCACACGAGGTGGCTCcacctcgcctccctccccccctcgcgtCCCTCCCCCCCTAGCCCCGGGCCCCACTCGCGCCGTCCTGCACTTGGGTTTTCCACGTATTCGCCGAACGAGACCGAGAAAagcacgcatgcgcctgcgcccggtGTAAAGCATCGAAGCACGCGCTCGCACCGGGCGGGGAGCTCTTAGGATCTATGAGCCAccgagcggctgcgctcgcctaCGCGTGCGGCGTGTCGGGAGGGCGGGGCGGGAGAGAGCTGGCCTGCGTCCTCACGCGACCTAGCGTGTATTGCGGCGTGCCCTAGGTGCCCGAttctgctgtctctttcGCAGCGTGGCTGCGTGGATCTCCGAAGTGCAAGCGCGACCTGGGACGCAAGCTTGTGACGGTGCGTCTCTCACAGCCCTGGGTCGTCACTGTGGAGCACGGTTTCCAAGtgcacgcggacgcggccCTCGCGGCTCTGAACGCCGGGCGGGcagctctccgcgtctgtcgccttcTTGAAAGCAGACAACGCCCGACGCATTCCTCAGGTCTCTCTGCTTCATTTGCTCGGCggggcagcggccgcagctggcggctcgcgtcgccgactTGGAAATGGGCTGGGGCCCGACCTGTCTCCAATCGTTCCGAAGTCGATGCCTTCGAAGTACGGGTCAGCCATGATCTCCGCGAGCGGGGGGCGGCCCTTGGGGTCGTCATCGGTCATtcgggcgacgagggcgaggagctTCGACTCCTGCGGCACCGGTGCTTGCTTCTTCGCCAACATGTGCATTTTTCCCAGCGTGATTCCCAGCGCATACGCGTCAGTTTTGTCACTGAACGTGGGGGCACGCAAGCGAAATTGGCTGTGAAAGGCTGCCTCGAGCTCCGGCGCAATATACCCGCGCGTGCCCGAGCAGTCGCCGCCGGAGTTGAACGGAATGACAGTTTCCATGTCTGCCAGGAAGATGtggccgtcgtcgccgactAGAAAGTTGCTCAGCTTCAAGTCCCGGTGTACGTAGCCCTGGTCGTGCAGGTCCTTCACTGCCCGCACcatctccgccgccgcgtagTGCACATTTACCTCTCCAGGGTAGTCATACAGGCACTCGCGCACGCTGCCTTGAACGAGCGGAAGAAACAGGAAGACATACTTACTGTGTTTGCCGCGGAAGGACCCGTACTGAGGCAGAAACATGCTGTGCGGCTTGTCGGCGCGGGTGAGGAGTGCATGGATGTACCCCTCGTACGCGGCGTGGTGCGGATTCATCCTGCTGATTCGCTTGACCTTCACAACCAAGCCCCcgtgcgggcggcgcgactgGAGGCCCAAAAACtgacgcagctgctgcgacgGCGCACGCAGCAAATAAACCAGCTGGCCCCTTGActccgtctcctccgccaaCCTTTCAACGGCCTCTGGATCCAGAAAGAGACCCTCATCAATCTCCGGCATGCTCTGGAGGTACCACCACCACTCGAACAGGCCTGCAAAGCCACATGGACAGACgcaggaaaaagagacaaaaaGAGCGTGTGCAGGGCGACTATCCAGGTACCTCGAACCTGAGCACGCAAAggctccccccctccccccccctcaaCTGTTCAGCTGAACTGAGAAACGGGACGAGTGGCGGAGTGCGTGGACACGCCTCAGCTTGCGTGCAAGTAAGCCGTACACAGGAACACGCCAGCGTGAGTGCCCTCGCAGTCGCATGTAGCGCAGAGGACGTGCATCAGCGCCACAAGACACACATCCAAGGCTGACGCCCACTTATGAGCTGGCCCCAACCGTGGACGCGATCCTGTCTGACTTTGCTGTCGCGGGTCGGGCGCGCAGAAGTGAAGGGGTACGCACCGAGcacagcgggcgccgctgctttaGATACGTGCGCACGTCGTGGTCTACGCGCGTGGAGCACCGGCAAACCCGCGACCTGACTCGACGTGGACGCAGGCATGCTATGCCCTTGCGAGCGGCTTACTGATCAGGCCAGAGAGGCGGCGTCCGTGTCCCCCCGGAGCCAAGGCGGTGTGCGTCGCGCGTATCACGGCCGCGCGACTCTCTTTGTCATCTTCGGCCGTCGATTGGCGTCGAATCCGCTCGTGGGCGGCGCCAAGTCGACCAGGATCTGTCTCAGACGCCTCATCCTCCTCAGAAAGGGCATCTGCTGAGAGGTGCGGGGAAgcgagcagaggagaggagcggcgagcttgccgccgcggagcgcctgGAGTCCTCGGGAGCGCCGGGGTTGCTGTCCCTGCGGATCCATTTTCTCGGGGTGCGGCCTGGCTCGCCGAGAAACTGTAGAAGACAAGGGCTCCCGAAAAGTCTCCGCGGCAAACGCGAGGCCCGCAAGGCGAAAAAGAAAGGAGGAAcggaagaaaaaacgaggCAGCGACTCTCGCGCCCTGAGAGACGAGACTCCCAGTGCGAACTGAACGCACGGCCCCCATGATGAAAAGCACTCCTCAGTGACGCCACCGCAATTCAGTCACAAACGCGACTCCCCAACCCAAGGCAGCGACGTGTCGTTTCTCAtttccgcgtcttccccTGCTGGTGGTGTAGGCCTGCTGCCTGCAGAGGGATACTTGTTCGCGGTCAGGCTCGAACGAGCGCCGCGCTACACCCAAACAGCCGAGCGGCGGATTCGAGATCGCTCCAGATGTCCCTTTGGAGACTCTAGAACTACCACTATCCGTGCGCAGGCGTAACGTAGACGAGTTGGCCTCAAACTCCAAAAATCGACGGACCCTGCGCACGCCGGAaacacgcaggcgcgccgccgccgttccCTCGTGGCCATGCGCAACtccccgcggagacgccgctgccccgTCGACAGTTAAGGCGGAGCCCGCGCGAGCTAACGCAGCAAAAAAAAGCGGCTCGGAAGAAAGTTTGGGAACATGTGAAAGCCACGCCCCAGCGAAGCGTGgacgcgccggagacgcgaaaACACGGCAGCCTCGCAGCAGCGACTCGTAGTTAACGGCACGCCTTGGCGACATACGCGCtgacgcatgcagacgagACGTCATGCCACAGTCGCCAGTGTCGCGTCGACGGGCAGCAGGCCTCACACGCGGCGGTCAAGCGGGCACtcgcccgcccgccgcggcgtagAACCGTCTTTCTGAATAGCGAATGAATGGAGATGTGTTAAAGTCGGCATACTGCCTAAACTGCTGGGAAATAAACCGGCGCAAACTTTCTATCCATTTGCTCGAGGATGCTGGTGGGTCGGTCGTCCACGCCACCGGAGAGGAGTGAGTACCTCGGGGCCGCAGCACCTCCGAAATGTAAGATGACGACGTGCAAAAGCATACCGCGAGCGCAATTCTCGAAAAGGACCAGATCGTGCACATGCTCTGCCAGCTGCAATCTGCAAAGCACCAGTCTGTGTGCAGGCCATTTACCGACACTTCTTGCAGCGCGCAAATCAACCCGAGCCCCTGCATATCTCGCATTCCGTCACGATGGCCTCCTGACGTGACCCACGAGTCAACGGAAGCGCGCACTGCTGAATAGGGGGAACCACCAATTGATAGAGACGATTCTCAAGTTGAGTTGGGAGTACGCACAGAAGCGGAGCAAGCGGCGTCCTGTACCGGTTATAGTGTGGCGGCAAGTGCTTCAGAAGATTTGCAGAAGCGCGATATCTAGCACATTCATAGACCTGCTGCGGGTACGCATAGCTCTCCAGAACGAGGAGTAGTCGTACGAATATGGAAGTTTCGTAAACGCGATGCATGCATCGACGGCACATTCGCCACACACGTATCAGCGCTGGACTGTCAGTGTGTTAGCACCCTCCCCCTGAATCACTAACGTGACGCGGGGGCAAGACAACGATGCGGACCTTCGGCTCTGCACAAAAGGCCCTCTTCCGAAGTGTCTGCCAAAGGATATCAGGCTCTAGATATGCATACATTGGTCAAAACCGGATAATCCAATAGCACCGCCTTCCAGCTCTGGAGAGGCGACAGTAGCTGCTCGGAGGGCCGTTGATGCCACCGCAAAGGAACCAACGGCGAAGCAACCGTGAACGTGATCCGTGTTGCATTAGACGCAATATCACTAAGGCAGCCGGGCTGCTACTTGAGAAACCCCATGTGTGGCTTGTCTACTCGTCGCTGACCGTAAACGTTCAGGTAGGAAGCGGGTCTGCTGATCCCTGTCTTCTGTCTCGTGTCTAACAGTGGGCGTTTGCTCCGACGGTTTCGAACTGCGGCACCCTGGACTGACGGAGAGGGGGCTTCCACGTACCTACGGGCTCCACTCACACTCTAATGAACCGGTAACGGTGCGAGCCTTACTACATGCGCTGCGTCTATAATGGCCCAATCCACTTGCCGCTGCAACAAGGGGTTTGTTTACGTAGATCCGAGACACGTCGTCTCAGCGGCCGCCGGTGATACGCGAAAGAGCAGTACTGCCAAGATCAGTTCTAACGTTGTGCATGGCTTTTCGTCTCCAAGAGCAAACAGGGCGACCTCATCCCCATGTGGGCATCCACGGCGTGGATGTCGAGTCCTACGTACGGATCTTTGATTCGCTGCAGCTGACACCAATAATCCCTCGAAGACACCCGTCTCTCCTCTGATGACGGCGTGCTCTGTATCCCGATTAAGTCGGCTGAAAAGCCTCATGAGCAGTTGGGCCTGCGAATGAGCACCCATCTAAGGACTTTTGGGACTCTTCGCCTGAACTGCCGCACCAAACCCAGGTCGCTTGACACTCCCAGATTACGGAAGGAAACGGGGACGTGCCGACAGCTTCAACTCGTCTTGACTGAAAGTGGTATGGAGACCCAAGGCTGTCACTCGGCGATTTTGTGTCTAGACCTTTGCGGGAGGCGTCTCTAGCACGTCTCCGTGATCGAGAGGACCGTACGCGATCTCCAACATTGTGTAGCGTTCCCGTATGTGCAAGTTCGCAATCGACAACTCCACCTTGCATACCTTCACGCCGTCGGCCCTTTGCTTCTTGAATGTTGGGGATGCAAGGATCCGTTTACCGGATTCGTTTATTTCTAGTCTATGCCGTAGAACAGACAGGGTACTCAGTCGCCACCTGAGACTAACATCGGAATGCGGCGTAGGCGCCAGCGTGTTTGCTATGCTTTGTGAATGCGTGGAACCCCATCTAACCGCAACTCGGTGCCGTCTGTTTTTGCGATTCAAGCTTCCGTGGTGAACCAGCGTTCACGCGCTTCAGCGCCCACGATCCCGATGGCTTCACGCTCAAAAGGTTCGGGACGAAGTGCGGCCTTTTCATGCGGCGTGTCGGCTTCAGAGAAAACGATCGGTTTTCGAGGAATTCCAGCAGAAGAGCGGACAACGGAGGGATCTGCTGTTGCCACGCGGTAAAAGCATTGAACTAGCCAAAATTCTGCCTTCTATTTCCCCACGTTCGGCTACGCCGATTCCTTCCATCGCTGATCTTGCCCTCCAGCCTCGCTCGCTCCTGTCTCGCTGTGTTCGCTAGGAAAAAAGCGACGATATCGTCTCATCTACTTTTCTCTAcccctctgcagctgcaaaCGGCCACAGACGTCTTGGGCACCTTCAAGTTTTCGCCTTGTACCCCAGCAACCAGTCTGTTTCAAGTGAAGCCGCGTGCAAATTCCAGCTCAGGGCACCTGACGAGGGCCTTCGTCAGCACGTTGCAACTCCATCGCTGTAAGCCTGAGGCACAAAgcttgcttcttcgtctttctctcttttctctcttaCTGGATACTTTTCTTTTCACTTTTTGTCCGTGTTTAGAAAAGGAAGCTCCTCGGAGGCCGTCTTTCATTTTCGTTCTATAGGAACTTTTCCGCATACACCCAAAAAGCCTGGAGCTTCATGGACGGAAAAACGCATGAGCGAAAGACGCTCGGAGATTCTGTTGAAAAGACTCCCTCTTTTCCTCTGTTTTTTAGCCACCAAttccttcgtctcccgcggAAATATAGGATGCAGTGCGCTTTTCGTCGGCAAGACCCACACAGAGTGTCTCTACACCGTCGCTTGCTGATGGATTCTTTTACCGCTTCTCCCGACCTCTCTCGCTTCGGCCAGAGCCCTGATCCGTTTATTCCCCTTTTTCGTTGAATTTAGTGCCGGCGTCAACTTTTGTGTCCTTTGAGTGAGTTTTTTCCGTTTTGCGTTtgccggcgaggcgaagaactGAGATCCCCTCTCTCTTCAGTCTCTTACAACGGGCCTGGCGCCGTCCCCAAGAGAGGCCTCACGGTGCTGTTGTTCGCGACGCTTCGCCTTGAATTAAAGCACAAAAGAGAGACaactgcgtcgcctccatcGTCGTCTCAGTTCTTGCGTTCGACTGCCAGCTTCATGCGTCTTTCGAGGCAGAAAGACCTCCTATTCTAGTCTCGGCGCGCACtatcggcggcgccggctgagTTCGTCTCCGGTGACTTcgtcgaggagagaaaagtTCGTGGTTTCGAGACCTTCTATCGTACACGTACACATACGCATAGGATCTCTTAAGGCCTCGACTAGAGCTTCAGCGTTTTCCCCGGTTTTTTCCTCACGTCACGCCGTGGCTGTCGCGCGTAGATTCGTTTGTATCTCCTGGTCCCGTCTCTGTGTGTGGAGCCAGAGGTGGTATTCTGCTCCCGTTTTAGTTCAATCCTTACCTTTCACGCGAAGCGACTTCAGAGCGCGCTCTTCATACGTTTCAAGTGATGCCCTTCCCCTAcatctctctgccttctACCTCTCACTAaccctccctcctcgcgcgcccgtcgcgtTGGTCTCAGTGTCCTGTTGCAGGGTTTCTTCGTTCCTCTGTTCTGTCCATCTTCAAAGGTTCGGCTcctttctctgtctgcgttTCGTCGGCCGTTTCTGGCCGTTTTTCAACTGCATTCGTCTCCCGGGTTCGCTCGAGAAGCTGCTCTGTTTAGCGCGAggtttcctcctctcttcgtgTGCTCCCGCGAACTCatcgtctgctgctgcactcTCTCTCCTTGGATGCCTTCCAGAGCTCTCCCTGAGGAGTCTGGGACTCGCGCCTTTTGTTTCTTCCTactctcgtctgcgcggcgtcgcgctctAGACTCCCCTTTgctctgtttttcttctgccgcctctATCGCCCTCTCCAGCATCTCGCGCCCCGAGGGTGTCTCTCATTGCTTCGAAGACCGCTGCTGCGTTCTTCCTGAGGCGCGACACCTTGAGCGTCACACGGCAAAGCCTAGAGAGTCAACGCGAAACGAATTCAACATGAGAGCATTTCGAAGTGAATCGGCGACCCTCGCGGTCTCCGCTGTCTTGCTCCTCTGCTCCCTGGCGAATGTCCTACGGGCGACCGCCTTCAAAGTTCAGGCGCACGAAGCTGTGAGTGGGCAGTCTCTTGCTTTCATTTTTGTTACAGAAGCggggaagacgacggagcCTCCCGACGCGGAGCACCCTGGGAGCGTTCATTAGAGACCCTGACAGAGTGCTGTGTCAGAAAGAATTCCATGCTGCATTCAGTTGAGCCTGTTGGTCTCCCCTCCGCTCGGGATCACTTTTGGCCCCCAGGGAACTGTCCGTACATATGCAGAGTCGCAGTGGTTTCACGTGGAAATCTAATCGTTTGTGGAGTTTGATGCGGCCGTGATGCATGTgcgtgcggcgacgaagCTGATGCGCGGGCTCGgactgcgtctgcgccactctcttcgcagcctcgcgtTGTTTTCTGTCGTAAGCTGTTAAATTTTTCGGATCTCCACGCGCCCAAGTGGGACAGGGCAGTTGCACAAGGCCCTCCATCGTGTGTTTCGCGAGCGTCTCTGCTGAAAAGAGAACGGATGTCGGGTCTGTCTGGTTTCCTTCCTGCGTAGGTGTCGATGACCACGCTCAGTGGCCTCAGCACTTCGGCTAACCAGGCTCTCAGGCGCTTGCTCAACGGAAAAGATCTCGCCGATGTCGCAGGTGAGATAACAAGAGCTGTGCAACCAGCAAACACACATAAGCCGCAAACGGCGTTTCTGCAGCCATacatgtatctatatatgccTGCTTACTGCATGTAGGCCTGCGTGCCACAGGGAGTAAGTGTTGTGTGGGGGCATGCGTACATATATCTAATTATAAATATTTAATCTGCAATAGGCACATCAGCATCAGAAGCGGCGCATGGGGCGGGGGAATGACATCTTCATAAGTCCCTAGCATGCACTCGCGTACCTCTGCATGTTGCATATATTTGCATATACGTAGAAGTATCTATATGTGTTTGTGTAGGTAAGAATATATCTGGATACATCTGTATTTAACGTGGCGTGTGGTGAGTCTCGATTTTTGTTTCATTTCAGGCTGGGCGCACCGCGTCTCTGATAAGTATCCCGACACTGCACGTCTTCATTTCATGGTAAGAAGCAGGCGCTGACGCAGATCATGTCCTCTTGTCTCAGTTTTTTacgtttcctctctcgttTTCGGCTCGACACTGGGATGTCTCCGGCGCGTTTTCGCGCTACTGTgttcgcgtcctcgctggcTATCTAGTTCTCTTGCGTCGACGAGGCTTCAAACCCCAAATAGATCAGTGAATGGACACGGAGCGTCGAATCTCCGGTCGCCCGCCAGCTCGCGACTGCATTGTTTCGTTTGGCGTGTGCAGGCCCAACCGACGTGTCCAGCCAAGCCGATTCGGTTGGAGGACGTTGAGCTCGATTCATCTTTCTGCAAGGTAACCGCATGTGCGCCCATTTTCTCGCACGCTCAAGctcctttttttctcggTAGATGAATGCATGCGAAGAACTGTAGCGTTGCCGCTTGGGGAGGCTGACTAGTGAAcgggtcgccgcgcgcttcgcacCTATGGGTTGCAGCTGCCTGTCCTTCGATTTATCGTCTGCAGTTTTGCTACGATGTATTGATTCTCGTCTCCTGTAGTGTTTTCTTCCAGCGTGAGGTTTTCTGTAGTTTCTAGACATGTTTGCTGCGACTGCGGTGCACGAAGCCTGGGCTGCGAGATGTGCTGGACACGCGTGGGGACTGCGGCTTTCATGCTTTCTGC from Besnoitia besnoiti strain Bb-Ger1 chromosome X, whole genome shotgun sequence encodes the following:
- a CDS encoding rhoptry kinase family protein ROP35 (encoded by transcript BESB_016800): MGAVRSVRTGSLVSQGARVAASFFLPFLLSFSPCGPRVCRGDFSGALVFYSFSASQAAPRENGSAGTATPALPRTPGAPRRQARRSSPLLASPHLSADALSEEDEASETDPGRLGAAHERIRRQSTAEDDKESRAAVIRATHTALAPGGHGRRLSGLISLFEWWWYLQSMPEIDEGLFLDPEAVERLAEETESRGQLVYLLRAPSQQLRQFLGLQSRRPHGGLVVKVKRISRMNPHHAAYEGYIHALLTRADKPHSMFLPQYGSFRGKHSKYVFLFLPLVQGSVRECLYDYPGEVNVHYAAAEMVRAVKDLHDQGYVHRDLKLSNFLVGDDGHIFLADMETVIPFNSGGDCSGTRGYIAPELEAAFHSQFRLRAPTFSDKTDAYALGITLGKMHMLAKKQAPVPQESKLLALVARMTDDDPKGRPPLAEIMADPYFEGIDFGTIGDRSGPSPFPSRRREPPAAAAAPPSK